From the genome of Denticeps clupeoides chromosome 4, fDenClu1.1, whole genome shotgun sequence, one region includes:
- the clockb gene encoding clock circadian regulator b, with protein sequence MSSIDRDDLLDGLMEEDEKDKAKRVSRNKSEKKRRDQFNVLIKELGTMLPGNTRKMDKSTILQKSIDFLRKHKEIAVQSESSEIRQDWKPPFLSNEEFTQLMLEALDGFFLAIMTDGNIIYVSDSVTSLLEHLPSDLVDQNLLNFLPMGEHSEVYKALSSHPEGENLSPEYLKTKNQMEFCCHMLRGNMDPREPQVYEYVKFIGNFRSLNNVPQATRNGLEGVLQRSLRPAFDDQVCFVATVRLAKPQFIKEMCTVEEPNEEFTSRHSLEWKFLFLDHRAPPIIGYLPFEVLGTSGYDYYHVDDLENLAKCHEHLMQYGKGKSCYYRFLTKGQQWIWLQTQYYITYHQWNSRPEFIVCTHTVVSYAEVRAEHRRAMGIEDSAPEMLADKSQDSGSETQLNTSSLKEALERFNHSRTPSTSSRSSRKSSHTAVSDNTCTSTPSKLQMDTSTPPQPSGTSTVEMVSQRRSSTSSQSMSSQATAQNSAPQIITQQQQAPSQVQPNPQFTAQINAMQHLKEQLEQRTRMIEANIHKQQEELRQIQDQLQRVQGQGLQGQGLQMFLQQPGSGVNVQLSQVGATVLGTGSQTGVLTIQGQQDVQSSDHTGSQHALQQQQGPPPPPPQQHQQQQSLQNSSHPQRVSQNALPTPLYNTMMITQPSSTNVLPIPSTMAHSSNQGNAITSFSPDRQIRFQAGQQLVTKLVTPMACGAVMVPTTMFMGQVVTAYSPFAQQGQAQAITLQSQAQAQVDMQAQATSVQSMQPGSTQQQQQQQAQFLQGTRLLHSNQSTQLILQAAFPIQQQGSTFTTAQQQQQQQQQQQRHQQRQQKPQTQKQQKSHRTDSSSTQSQ encoded by the exons ATGTCAAGTATAGACAG gGACGATCTGTTGGATGGGTTGATGGAGGAAGATGAGAAAGACAAGGCAAAGCG AGTTTCCAGAAACAAATCAGAGAAGAAGCGCAGAGACCAGTTCAATGTGCTCATCAAGGAGCTTGGAACCATGCTTCCTGGCAACACCCGGAAGATGGACAAGTCCACCATCTTGCAGAAGAGCATTGATTTCCTGCGTAAGCACAAAG AGATTGCAGTGCAGTCTGAATCCAGTGAAATCCGACAGGACTGGAAACCGCCGTTCCTCAGCAATGAGGAGTTTACGCAGCTCATGCTGGAG GCTCTGGATGGTTTCTTTCTAGCAATAATGACTGATGGGAACATCATCTACGTCTCCGACAGTGTTACTTCCTTACTGGAACACCTCCCT tCCGACCTGGTGGACCAGAACCTGTTGAACTTCCTGCCCATGGGGGAACACTCAGAGGTTTACAAAGCTCTATCTTCCCATCCCGAAGGGGAAAACCTAAGCCCAGAGTACCTCAAGA CCAAGAACCAGATGGAGTTTTGCTGTCATATGCTACGGGGCAACATGGACCCCAGAGAGCCACAGGTGTACGAATATGTTAAGTTCATTGGTAACTTCAGATCTCTGAATAATG TGCCTCAGGCAACACGAAACGGTTTAGAGGGGGTGCTGCAGCGTTCATTGCGACCAGCATTTGATGACCAAGTCTGTTTTGTAGCAACAGTGAGGTTGGCCAAGCCTCAGTTTATCAAG GAGATGTGTACAGTGGAGGAGCCCAATGAGGAGTTCACCTCCAGACACAGCCTGGAGTGGAAGTTTCTCTTCCTGGATCACAG gGCTCCTCCTATCATAGGATACTTGCCTTTTGAGGTTTTGGGCACATCAGGATATGACTATTATCACGTGGATGATCTTGAGAACCTGGCCAAGTGCCATGAACACT TGATGCAGTATGGGAAAGGGAAGTCCTGCTACTATCGTTTCCTGACCAAAGGCCAGCAGTGGATCTGGCTACAGACTCAGTACTACATCACCTATCACCAGTGGAACTCCAGACCAGAGTTCATAGTCTGTACACACACAGTGGTCAG CTATGCTGAGGTGAGGGCTGAACACCGTCGGGCAATGGGCATTGAAGATTCTGCTCCTGAAATGTTAGCCGACAAG aGTCAGGACTCGGGGTCTGAAACACAGCTCAACACTTCCAGCCTGAAGGAAGCACTAGAGCGTTTCAACCACAGCCGTACACCCTCCACCTCTTCACGCAGTTCCAGAAAATCATCTCACACAGCTGTCTCTGACAACACTTGTACAT CCACTCCTTCCAAACTCCAAATGGACACAAGCACACCACCACAGCCATCTGGAACTTCAACAGTGGAGATGGTCTCGCAGCGGCGCTCCTCCACCAGTAGCCAG TCCATGAGCTCCCAAGCCACAGCGCAAAACTCAGCTCCACAGATCAtcacccagcagcagcaggcaccCTCACAAGTTCAACCAAACCCACAG TTCACGGCTCAAATCAATGCTATGCAGCACTTGAAAGAGCAGCTGGAGCAGCGCACGCGTATGATCGAGGCCAACATCCATAAACAGCAGGAGGAGCTGCGGCAAATTCAAGACCAGCTTCAACGCGTGCAGGGCCAGGGCCTGCAGGGCCAGGGCCTGCAG ATGTTTCTTCAGCAGCCAGGGTCAGGAGTGAATGTCCAGCTATCTCAGGTAGGGGCCACAGTGTTGGGGACTGGCTCACAGACCGGAGTCTTGACCATTCAGGGCCAGCAGGACGTCCAAAGCTCCGACCATACAGGAAGTCAGCATGCCCTCCAGCAGCAACagggtcctcctcctcctcctcctcagcagcATCAACAGCAGCAGAGCTTACAAAACTCCAGCCATCCACAG AGGGTGTCACAGAATGCCTTGCCCACTCCACTCTACAACACCATGATGATCACACAGCCCTCCTCTACCAACGTTTTGCCCATCCCCAGCACCATGGCACACAGCAGTAACCAGGGGAATGCCATTACCAGTTTCAGCCCGGACCGGCAGATCAG GTTTCAAGCAGGTCAACAGTTGGTCACCAAACTGGTGACCCCGATGGCATGTGGTGCAGTCATGGTTCCTACAACCATGTTTATGGGGCAGGTGGTGACTGCCTACAGTCCATTTGCCCAGCAAGGTCAGGCGCAGGCGATCACACTACAGTCACAGGCCCAAGCTCAGGTGGACATGCAGGCGCAGGCGACCTCGGTGCAGTCCATGCAACCTGGTTCcacacagcagcaacagcagcagcaggcgcaGTTCTTACAG GGAACTCGTTTGCTTCACAGCAACCAGTCTACACAGCTTATTCTGCAAGCAGCTTTTCCAATTCAGCAGCAGGGCAGCACATTTACCACAgcgcaacaacaacaacaacaacagcagcagcagcagcggcatcAACAGCGGCAGCAGAAACCccagacacaaaaacagcagaaatcTCACAGGACTGACAGCTCCAGTACCCAGTCACAGTAG